The following proteins come from a genomic window of Pyxidicoccus sp. MSG2:
- a CDS encoding alpha/beta hydrolase has translation MSTIRIRPTLDVAREGNDPSYFQARAPEDQLRAEPSRRTPVRFTSEGLTLAGHLYRPPDVTPDTITPGIVMAGPLSSVKEQTVPHYAERLAEAGYTVLTFDPRTFGESEGMPRWHQDPNMIIQDITNAVTWMRTRGDVNSEKIGLLGVCMGGGYAVSAAARDKRVKAVASVGGGYDVGGSFQRFMGVEGFAAYCRRVNALVEKQTLTGEVQYIPTIAHGLSAEVPVAMMPGDEAYSYYDRTARDDAPTWSSQVTAASLELLFAYNAVVHAPLVAPTPMLIVHGTKDLTLPPELARATYDAAIGPKELVWIETHNHVELYDQRPYVSEVCGHLVRWLGTQL, from the coding sequence ATGTCCACGATTCGTATTCGACCGACCCTTGATGTCGCCCGCGAGGGCAATGACCCTTCATACTTCCAGGCGCGGGCGCCAGAGGACCAGCTCCGGGCTGAGCCCTCGCGTCGGACGCCGGTGCGCTTCACCAGTGAGGGGCTCACCCTCGCCGGGCACCTCTACCGCCCACCCGACGTCACGCCTGACACGATCACCCCTGGCATCGTGATGGCCGGCCCGCTCTCCAGTGTGAAGGAGCAGACCGTGCCCCACTACGCCGAGCGCCTGGCCGAGGCTGGCTATACGGTGCTCACCTTCGATCCGCGTACCTTCGGCGAGAGCGAGGGGATGCCCCGGTGGCATCAGGATCCCAACATGATCATCCAGGACATCACCAACGCGGTGACCTGGATGCGCACGAGGGGGGATGTCAATTCCGAGAAGATTGGGCTCCTGGGTGTCTGCATGGGCGGCGGGTACGCCGTCTCGGCGGCGGCACGGGACAAACGCGTGAAGGCGGTCGCCAGCGTCGGCGGAGGATACGACGTGGGGGGGAGCTTCCAGCGCTTCATGGGGGTCGAGGGCTTCGCGGCCTACTGCCGCCGGGTCAATGCGCTGGTCGAGAAGCAGACGCTCACGGGCGAGGTGCAATACATCCCCACGATTGCCCACGGCCTGTCCGCCGAGGTGCCTGTCGCGATGATGCCGGGTGACGAGGCGTACAGCTATTACGACCGGACGGCCAGGGATGATGCGCCGACCTGGTCCTCTCAGGTCACGGCGGCGAGCCTCGAGCTTCTCTTCGCCTACAACGCCGTCGTGCACGCGCCGCTGGTGGCGCCGACGCCGATGCTCATCGTGCATGGCACGAAGGACCTCACGCTTCCGCCTGAGCTCGCCAGGGCGACCTACGACGCGGCGATCGGTCCGAAGGAGCTCGTGTGGATCGAGACGCACAACCACGTCGAGCTGTACGACCAGAGGCCGTATGTGAGCGAGGTGTGCGGGCATCTCGTCCGCTGGCTCGGGACGCAGCTCTGA